The Sphingobium sp. BYY-5 genome contains a region encoding:
- a CDS encoding PAS domain-containing protein yields MAEGRGLATDRDALLALYDLDAGGFRTLDEIAAFAAKLCDAPIALVSIVEDVRQRFLARTGLDAEETPRDVSFCALAMLGNDIFIVPDAPRDSRFIDNALVTGPPYIRFYAGAPLVGADGEPLGALCVIDTVPRADLTLLQRQGLTLLARQVMVELEGRRRDRDMIVRQRLDADAVASSDRMFRTLADTMPQMVWSSLPDGYNDYFNARWYDFTGMPLGSTDGDGWSNMLHADDQPAAWEQWQHSLATGAPYDIEYRLRHRSGDYRWTLGRALPIRDADGNITRWIGTCTDIHEQKLMMEEREMIAHELSHRIKNIFSVIAGLIGLSARQHPEIGAVAEDLRDRILSLGRAHDFVRPHGADSAAQIEAGLGRLRGILDQIFAPYRVGQTTRILLSGDDPRIDDRSATPLGLLFHELATNAAKYGALSVADGRVHLHVSVEGENVRIDWREEGGPAVALADTEGFGSRLMTLSVERQLGGRMTRNWRADGLEISFWIPSRSMSRAAGTV; encoded by the coding sequence ATGGCTGAGGGGCGAGGCCTGGCGACAGATCGGGATGCGCTGTTGGCGCTTTACGATCTCGATGCTGGTGGCTTTCGTACCCTGGATGAGATCGCGGCCTTCGCGGCGAAGCTCTGCGATGCGCCGATTGCTCTGGTCAGTATTGTGGAGGATGTGCGTCAGCGCTTCCTCGCCCGTACCGGCCTTGATGCGGAAGAAACCCCGCGTGACGTATCCTTCTGCGCCCTTGCCATGCTGGGCAACGATATTTTCATTGTGCCCGATGCGCCACGCGATTCTCGCTTCATCGATAATGCGCTGGTTACTGGCCCGCCGTATATCCGCTTCTATGCCGGCGCGCCGCTGGTGGGCGCCGATGGCGAGCCGCTGGGCGCGCTCTGCGTCATCGATACGGTTCCACGCGCCGATCTGACGCTGCTCCAGCGCCAGGGCCTCACCCTGCTGGCCCGGCAGGTGATGGTGGAACTGGAAGGCCGTCGTCGCGACCGCGACATGATCGTGCGGCAGCGACTGGATGCGGACGCGGTGGCGTCCAGCGATCGCATGTTCCGCACCCTTGCCGACACCATGCCGCAAATGGTCTGGTCGTCGCTGCCCGATGGCTACAATGATTATTTCAATGCCCGCTGGTATGACTTTACCGGAATGCCGCTGGGGTCGACCGATGGCGACGGCTGGAGCAACATGCTCCATGCCGATGACCAGCCGGCCGCCTGGGAACAGTGGCAGCACAGCCTGGCGACGGGTGCGCCCTATGACATAGAATATCGGCTTCGCCATCGCAGCGGCGATTATCGCTGGACGCTGGGGCGCGCGCTGCCGATCCGCGACGCGGACGGGAACATCACGCGCTGGATCGGCACCTGCACCGACATACACGAACAAAAGCTGATGATGGAAGAGCGCGAGATGATTGCGCATGAACTGTCGCATCGCATCAAGAATATCTTCTCGGTGATCGCGGGCCTCATTGGCCTGTCCGCGCGACAGCATCCCGAAATCGGCGCGGTGGCGGAAGATTTGCGGGACCGGATACTCTCGCTCGGCCGCGCGCATGATTTCGTGCGTCCGCACGGCGCCGATTCTGCCGCGCAGATCGAGGCGGGGCTAGGCCGCCTCCGGGGCATACTCGACCAGATTTTCGCCCCCTATCGGGTCGGGCAGACGACCCGCATCCTGTTGTCGGGGGATGATCCGCGTATCGATGATCGTTCGGCGACGCCGCTGGGGCTGCTGTTCCACGAACTGGCGACCAATGCCGCCAAATATGGCGCACTGTCCGTTGCCGACGGACGGGTCCATCTGCATGTGTCGGTGGAAGGGGAGAATGTCCGTATCGACTGGCGCGAGGAAGGCGGGCCGGCGGTGGCCCTGGCCGATACGGAAGGTTTCGGCAGCCGATTGATGACGCTCAGCGTCGAACGGCAACTGGGTGGACGGATGACGCGCAACTGGCGGGCCGACGGGCTGGAGATCAGCTTCTGGATTCCATCACGCTCCATGAGCCGCGCTGCCGGAACGGTGTGA
- a CDS encoding response regulator codes for MGKKILIVEDEIFVALEIEQIVEDAGFIVGAIAADRVAALAAAATCDIALVDLNLRDGPTGPQIGVELAERYGIRVIYVTANPKQIGEASVTALGVITKPFRAHSISAALRLAAADEPDLEEAEIAGFTPFRQRGSWSVMESRS; via the coding sequence ATGGGCAAAAAGATTCTGATCGTCGAAGACGAGATTTTCGTCGCACTGGAAATCGAACAGATTGTCGAGGACGCCGGATTCATCGTCGGCGCTATCGCCGCTGATCGCGTCGCCGCGCTTGCAGCGGCAGCGACGTGCGACATCGCCCTGGTCGACCTCAACCTGCGCGACGGGCCGACCGGCCCCCAAATCGGCGTCGAACTAGCGGAGCGCTACGGCATTCGCGTCATCTATGTGACCGCCAACCCCAAGCAGATTGGCGAGGCGTCGGTGACGGCGCTGGGCGTCATCACCAAGCCCTTTCGCGCGCACAGCATTTCCGCCGCGCTGCGATTGGCGGCTGCGGACGAACCTGATCTGGAAGAGGCCGAAATTGCGGGCTTCACACCGTTCCGGCAGCGCGGCTCATGGAGCGTGATGGAATCCAGAAGCTGA
- a CDS encoding DUF2188 domain-containing protein codes for MTLPHARYIILEHEGVWKINLDNKYYGPFPTQAAAVANATGTAEKATEAGYPASVLLMKGTNFEMLWTSAEA; via the coding sequence ATGACCCTGCCCCACGCCCGCTACATCATCCTTGAGCATGAAGGCGTCTGGAAGATCAATCTGGACAATAAATATTACGGCCCTTTCCCGACCCAGGCCGCAGCGGTGGCCAATGCGACCGGCACTGCGGAGAAAGCCACCGAAGCAGGCTATCCCGCCTCCGTGCTGCTGATGAAAGGCACGAATTTCGAAATGCTCTGGACCAGCGCCGAGGCATGA
- a CDS encoding helix-turn-helix domain-containing GNAT family N-acetyltransferase, protein MTVQHEKDIAALRAFNRVYTSRLGLLAARLDKSPFTLSEARILYELANRTDPTGAEIARALRLDPAQISRTLKRFADRGLVEAREDPAHGRYQRLTLTDEGRARFAAAEGNTRTAIGGLLDGLSAFQRARLLSAAETITRLFEEEGAARQPVLRGLRPGDLGLVIARQTIVYVEQYGWNGDYEALAAGILADFHRTFDPAREAAWIAEMDGRMVGSVFLVSTDSPDVGKLRLLYVEPDAQGAGVGKMLVAACIARARAVGYKRLDLWTNSVLAAARSIYERAGFVLVDEAPHHSFGHDLVGQTWSLTL, encoded by the coding sequence ATGACGGTTCAGCATGAAAAAGACATAGCGGCCCTGCGTGCCTTCAATCGCGTCTATACCAGCCGGTTGGGCCTGCTCGCCGCCCGGCTGGACAAAAGCCCCTTCACGCTCAGCGAGGCGCGGATTCTCTACGAGTTGGCGAACCGGACCGATCCGACCGGCGCGGAGATCGCCCGCGCCTTGCGTCTCGATCCGGCCCAGATCAGCCGGACGCTCAAGCGCTTCGCCGATCGCGGCCTGGTGGAGGCGCGCGAAGACCCGGCCCATGGCCGTTATCAACGCCTGACGCTCACCGATGAGGGCCGGGCCAGGTTCGCGGCGGCGGAGGGCAATACCCGCACCGCGATCGGCGGGCTGCTGGATGGGCTGTCCGCTTTCCAGCGCGCGCGCCTGTTGTCGGCCGCCGAAACCATCACCCGCCTGTTCGAAGAGGAAGGCGCGGCGCGCCAACCCGTGTTGCGCGGCCTGCGGCCGGGCGACCTGGGGCTTGTCATCGCCCGCCAGACGATTGTCTATGTGGAGCAATATGGCTGGAATGGCGACTATGAAGCCTTGGCGGCGGGCATCCTCGCCGATTTTCATCGCACGTTCGATCCCGCGCGAGAGGCGGCGTGGATTGCGGAGATGGACGGGCGGATGGTCGGTTCGGTCTTCCTCGTCAGCACGGATTCGCCGGACGTCGGCAAGCTGCGCCTGCTCTATGTTGAACCCGATGCGCAGGGCGCGGGCGTGGGCAAGATGCTCGTCGCCGCCTGCATCGCACGCGCGCGGGCCGTGGGGTATAAGCGGCTCGATCTCTGGACGAACAGCGTGCTCGCCGCCGCCCGCAGCATCTACGAACGCGCCGGTTTCGTGCTGGTGGACGAAGCGCCGCATCATAGCTTCGGGCATGATCTTGTCGGCCAGACATGGTCCTTGACCCTGTGA
- a CDS encoding DNA-3-methyladenine glycosylase 2 family protein — MVTTANQLRTSLDVIAAQEPGFVAAIGRVGYPPPRVREPGYETLLRTIVGQQVSVAAAAAVWRKLEAELGTGCAPQALLERDFDSLRACGLSRQKQGYARSLAELVVSGALDLLALPQDDEEAIAELVRIKGIGRWSAEIYLLFAEGRPDIWPAGDLAVQIEIGRILGLPERPSEKLTRNLAEAWRPHRSAAAIMAWHHYNSGTDMLKT, encoded by the coding sequence ATGGTCACGACCGCAAATCAATTACGCACCAGCCTGGACGTCATCGCCGCGCAGGAGCCGGGCTTCGTCGCGGCGATCGGACGGGTGGGCTATCCCCCGCCACGGGTGCGCGAACCGGGTTATGAGACATTGCTGCGCACCATCGTGGGGCAGCAGGTGAGCGTGGCGGCTGCGGCTGCGGTATGGCGCAAGCTGGAAGCGGAGCTGGGCACTGGCTGCGCGCCGCAAGCGCTGCTGGAGCGCGATTTCGACAGTTTGCGCGCCTGTGGCCTGTCCCGCCAGAAGCAGGGCTATGCCCGCAGCCTGGCCGAACTGGTGGTGTCGGGCGCGCTCGACCTGCTCGCCCTGCCCCAGGATGACGAGGAAGCCATCGCTGAACTGGTGCGGATCAAGGGGATCGGCCGCTGGTCGGCGGAAATATACCTGCTCTTCGCCGAGGGGCGGCCCGATATCTGGCCGGCCGGCGACCTGGCCGTGCAGATCGAGATCGGCCGCATATTGGGCCTCCCCGAACGGCCGAGCGAGAAGCTGACCCGCAACCTGGCCGAAGCCTGGCGCCCGCATCGCAGCGCCGCCGCGATCATGGCCTGGCACCATTATAACAGCGGCACCGACATGCTGAAGACTTGA
- a CDS encoding 2Fe-2S iron-sulfur cluster-binding protein, translating to MAKLIVVNRAGEEQAVDGGNGLSVMEVIRDNGFDELLALCGGCCSCATCHVYVDPAFADILPAMSEDENDLLDSSDHRNDASRLSCQLVINDALDGLRVTIAPED from the coding sequence ATGGCGAAACTGATAGTGGTCAACCGTGCGGGTGAGGAACAGGCTGTCGATGGCGGCAATGGCCTGTCGGTGATGGAAGTCATCCGCGACAATGGTTTCGACGAACTTCTGGCTCTGTGCGGCGGTTGCTGTTCCTGCGCGACCTGCCATGTCTATGTCGATCCCGCCTTCGCCGACATCCTGCCCGCGATGAGCGAGGATGAGAATGACCTGCTCGACAGTTCGGATCATCGCAACGATGCCAGCCGCCTGTCCTGTCAGCTCGTCATCAACGACGCGCTCGACGGCCTGCGCGTCACCATCGCGCCGGAAGATTGA
- the rlmB gene encoding 23S rRNA (guanosine(2251)-2'-O)-methyltransferase RlmB, with protein MKKGHRSAKPKGAFPRFYGRHAVTAALANPNRVVRKIWGTREALAALDLPPVLPIVYADVADMGRMVPSDAPHQGIVAEVEPLDDVWLGEILEEGQDDKRPILVLDQVTDPHNVGAILRSAAAFDALCIVTQDRHAPPESGVLARAASGALEIMPWVRVVNLARALDEIAEAGYWRIGLDGDADTHLGEAIGESRVALVLGAEGEGLRHNSMAHCDIIAKLPISPRMESLNVSNAAAIALYAATNR; from the coding sequence ATGAAAAAAGGTCATCGCTCCGCCAAGCCCAAGGGCGCCTTCCCGCGCTTCTACGGGCGTCACGCCGTCACCGCGGCGCTCGCCAACCCCAACCGCGTCGTGCGCAAGATATGGGGCACGCGCGAAGCGCTGGCCGCACTCGACCTGCCGCCGGTGCTGCCGATCGTCTATGCCGACGTGGCGGACATGGGCCGGATGGTCCCGTCCGACGCGCCGCACCAGGGCATCGTCGCCGAAGTCGAACCGCTGGACGATGTCTGGCTGGGCGAGATTCTGGAGGAAGGACAGGACGACAAGCGGCCGATCCTGGTGCTGGACCAGGTGACGGACCCGCATAATGTCGGCGCTATCCTGCGCTCCGCCGCCGCGTTCGACGCGCTGTGCATCGTGACGCAGGACCGGCACGCGCCACCCGAATCGGGCGTGCTGGCGCGCGCGGCGTCGGGCGCGCTGGAAATCATGCCCTGGGTGCGGGTCGTGAACCTGGCCCGTGCGCTCGATGAGATCGCGGAAGCAGGCTATTGGCGCATCGGCCTGGACGGCGACGCCGACACCCATCTGGGCGAGGCGATCGGCGAATCGCGGGTGGCCTTGGTCCTGGGGGCCGAAGGCGAGGGATTGCGCCACAACAGCATGGCGCATTGCGACATTATCGCTAAGCTGCCGATCAGTCCGCGCATGGAGAGCCTGAACGTCTCCAACGCCGCGGCCATCGCCCTCTACGCCGCGACCAACCGGTGA
- a CDS encoding multidrug efflux SMR transporter — MAWLILGIAIFTEICWALSLKWAATLGSWQASVVPIALSFLNMALLALAMRDIPAGTAYAIWTGLGAVGVIIGGMILFGDRVNPVQAGFMAMIVIGVAGTKLFAQA, encoded by the coding sequence ATGGCGTGGCTTATCCTTGGCATTGCCATATTCACTGAAATCTGCTGGGCGTTAAGCCTCAAATGGGCGGCGACCCTGGGTAGCTGGCAGGCGTCGGTTGTGCCGATTGCCCTGAGCTTCCTCAATATGGCTCTGCTGGCGCTGGCGATGCGGGATATTCCAGCGGGCACCGCCTATGCGATCTGGACGGGCCTGGGCGCTGTCGGCGTCATCATCGGCGGCATGATCCTGTTCGGCGACCGGGTGAATCCGGTGCAGGCCGGCTTCATGGCGATGATCGTGATCGGCGTCGCGGGCACGAAGCTGTTTGCGCAGGCCTGA
- a CDS encoding glycoside hydrolase family 3 N-terminal domain-containing protein codes for MTLDRRDLLIRTLGGVLALNLPRVALAQADVARVDALIAKMTIEEKAGQMTCLADSFRPFNPPNPQVGIQDEKRLSDEVRKGRVGCLFNGIGVAGGRRAQEIAVKDSRLGIPLLFAGDVIHGLKTIFPVPLGEASCFDPALVERTARAQAIEATAAGLHLTFAPMVDVARDQRWGRVVEGAGEDVVLTSLLSAARVRGFQGRDLRRDDALLACPKHFAAYGAVAAGLEYGNVDISEETLRETHLPPFGAAFAAGALTTMAAFNEINGVPATADRDLLTDLLRGEMHFRGFVFSDYTADEELVAHGFAEDDRDAARLAILAGVDMSMQSGLYIRYLPDLVKSGAVPMATVDVAVRRILYVKAAIGLFDNPYRSLSEEAEKTRIFTPAHRALAREAATRSMVLLKNDGVLPIDPAKGQKIALIGPFAEDTRNLYGPWAFYGDPDKGVDIATGLRAALPDATKLSITRGSDISGPIDGGIAQAVAAARAADIVLLAIGESQAMSGEAQSRTVIEIPAAQQALADAVVATGKPVAVLLRHGRALALHDGVANAGAVLATWFLGSEAGHAIADIVLGRADPSGKLPVSFPWESGQEPFYYDRKSTGRPVLDSGSTEYKARYATTDNSARFPFGHGLGYTDFALDQLKLSDTAMRWDAAIVVSARVTNKGRRRGSEVVQLYTRDRVASRTRPIRELKRMARVTLEPGESKTVRFSLSRVDLEFVGSRNQRIAEPGLFDLWVGQSSVGGLHGQFTLYAEVKAKGTP; via the coding sequence ATGACCCTTGACCGTCGCGACCTCCTGATCCGCACGCTGGGCGGCGTTCTGGCGCTGAACCTGCCGCGCGTCGCGCTGGCGCAGGCCGATGTGGCGCGCGTCGACGCCCTGATCGCGAAGATGACGATCGAGGAGAAGGCCGGGCAGATGACCTGCCTCGCCGACAGTTTCCGTCCCTTCAACCCGCCCAATCCACAGGTCGGCATCCAGGATGAAAAGCGCCTGTCCGACGAAGTGCGCAAGGGCCGGGTCGGCTGCCTGTTCAACGGCATCGGCGTCGCGGGCGGCCGCCGCGCACAGGAAATCGCGGTCAAGGACAGCCGCCTCGGCATCCCGCTCCTCTTCGCCGGAGACGTCATCCACGGCCTCAAGACCATCTTCCCCGTGCCGCTGGGCGAAGCCTCCTGCTTCGATCCCGCCCTGGTGGAGCGCACCGCGCGGGCGCAAGCCATCGAAGCCACCGCCGCCGGCCTGCACCTCACCTTCGCGCCGATGGTCGATGTCGCGCGCGACCAGCGCTGGGGCCGCGTGGTCGAAGGGGCGGGGGAGGATGTCGTCCTCACCAGCCTGCTCTCCGCCGCCCGCGTGCGCGGCTTTCAGGGCCGCGACCTGCGCCGCGACGATGCCCTGCTCGCCTGCCCCAAGCATTTCGCCGCCTATGGCGCGGTCGCCGCGGGCCTCGAATATGGCAATGTCGACATCAGCGAGGAGACGCTGCGCGAAACCCATCTGCCCCCCTTCGGCGCGGCCTTCGCCGCCGGCGCGCTCACCACCATGGCGGCCTTCAACGAGATTAACGGCGTCCCCGCCACCGCCGACCGCGACCTGCTGACCGACCTGCTGCGCGGCGAGATGCATTTTCGCGGCTTCGTCTTTTCCGACTACACCGCCGATGAGGAACTGGTCGCCCACGGCTTTGCCGAGGATGATCGCGACGCCGCCCGCCTCGCCATACTCGCCGGGGTCGACATGTCGATGCAGAGCGGCCTCTATATCCGCTACCTGCCCGATCTGGTGAAGAGTGGCGCGGTGCCGATGGCGACGGTCGACGTCGCGGTTCGCCGCATCCTCTATGTGAAGGCGGCGATCGGCCTGTTCGACAACCCGTACCGTTCCCTCAGCGAGGAAGCGGAAAAGACCCGCATCTTCACCCCCGCCCACCGCGCCCTCGCCCGTGAAGCCGCCACCCGATCGATGGTGCTGCTCAAGAATGACGGCGTCCTGCCGATCGACCCGGCCAAGGGCCAGAAGATCGCCCTCATCGGTCCCTTCGCCGAGGATACGCGCAATCTCTACGGCCCCTGGGCCTTTTACGGCGACCCGGACAAGGGCGTCGACATCGCCACCGGCCTGCGCGCCGCGCTGCCCGACGCGACAAAGCTCAGCATCACGCGCGGCAGCGACATCAGCGGCCCCATCGACGGCGGCATCGCGCAAGCCGTGGCGGCGGCCAGGGCCGCGGATATCGTCCTGCTCGCCATCGGCGAATCGCAGGCCATGTCGGGCGAAGCGCAATCGCGCACCGTCATCGAAATCCCCGCCGCGCAGCAGGCGCTGGCCGACGCCGTGGTCGCCACCGGAAAGCCCGTCGCCGTCCTCCTGCGCCACGGTCGCGCGCTCGCCTTGCATGACGGCGTCGCCAATGCCGGCGCGGTCCTCGCCACCTGGTTCCTGGGGAGCGAGGCGGGCCACGCCATCGCCGACATCGTGCTGGGCCGGGCCGACCCGTCCGGCAAATTGCCCGTCAGCTTCCCCTGGGAAAGCGGGCAGGAGCCTTTCTATTATGACCGCAAGTCGACCGGTCGTCCGGTGCTGGACAGCGGCAGCACCGAATATAAGGCGCGCTACGCCACCACCGACAATAGTGCAAGGTTCCCCTTCGGCCATGGCCTCGGCTACACCGATTTCGCGCTCGACCAGTTGAAATTGTCCGACACCGCCATGCGCTGGGACGCGGCGATCGTGGTGTCGGCGCGCGTCACCAACAAGGGCCGCCGCAGGGGCAGCGAAGTCGTCCAGCTCTACACGCGGGACAGGGTAGCCAGCCGCACCCGCCCGATCCGGGAACTCAAGCGCATGGCGCGCGTCACGCTGGAACCGGGCGAAAGCAAAACCGTCCGCTTCTCCCTGTCGCGCGTGGACCTGGAGTTCGTCGGCTCCCGCAACCAGCGCATCGCCGAACCGGGCTTGTTTGACCTCTGGGTCGGGCAGTCAAGCGTGGGCGGGCTGCACGGGCAGTTCACGCTCTACGCGGAGGTGAAGGCGAAGGGCACGCCCTAA
- a CDS encoding PAS domain-containing sensor histidine kinase, with amino-acid sequence MNRTSHTDIAHNLALAILASSTAPALLLDGDLSVIAASTSFYRTFALDPQNVAGRPLFQLRAREWDVPQLRSLLAATLSGHAKIEAYEMELRGDAVPRRLVLNAQKLEYGDAEQVRLLLTISDVTQARISEKLKDDLLREKAILLQEIQHRVANSLQIIASVLMQSARRVQSEETRGHLHDAHHRVMSIATLQQQLAASRLGDVELRTYFTQLCQSLGASMIRDHDQLSLEVTADDSSVNADISVSLGLIVTELVINALKHAFPGDRSGKILVDYHSRGQDWKLSISDDGVGTPKSLADAKPGLGTSIVEALANQMDATVETQGGHPGTIVSIVHTAATDTGGVDRRKVA; translated from the coding sequence GTGAACCGAACGAGCCATACCGACATTGCGCACAATCTGGCGCTGGCTATCCTTGCTTCCTCCACCGCGCCCGCGCTGCTGCTTGATGGTGATCTGTCCGTGATCGCCGCCAGCACGTCCTTCTACCGCACTTTCGCCCTCGATCCGCAGAATGTGGCCGGACGGCCGCTATTCCAGCTAAGAGCGCGCGAGTGGGATGTGCCGCAGCTTCGATCCTTGCTCGCGGCAACCCTCTCCGGTCATGCAAAGATCGAAGCCTATGAGATGGAACTCAGGGGCGATGCCGTACCGCGCCGCCTCGTCCTCAACGCACAGAAGCTTGAATATGGCGATGCCGAACAGGTCCGCCTGCTCCTGACCATTTCCGACGTCACCCAGGCACGGATCAGCGAAAAGCTAAAGGATGACCTGCTGCGCGAAAAGGCGATACTGCTCCAGGAAATCCAGCATCGCGTCGCCAACAGCCTGCAAATCATTGCCAGCGTGCTCATGCAGAGCGCGCGGCGGGTGCAATCGGAAGAGACCCGCGGCCATCTCCATGATGCGCACCACCGGGTCATGTCTATCGCCACCCTCCAGCAGCAGCTTGCGGCATCGCGATTGGGCGATGTGGAACTGCGCACCTATTTCACCCAGCTTTGTCAGAGCCTGGGCGCATCGATGATCCGCGATCATGATCAACTGTCGCTTGAAGTGACTGCCGACGACAGTAGCGTGAACGCGGACATTTCGGTCAGTCTGGGACTGATCGTCACCGAGCTTGTGATCAATGCGCTCAAACACGCCTTCCCCGGCGATCGCAGCGGCAAGATCCTGGTCGATTATCATTCGCGCGGGCAGGACTGGAAACTATCGATCAGTGACGATGGCGTTGGCACCCCCAAGTCGCTGGCCGACGCGAAACCGGGTCTGGGCACCAGTATCGTCGAGGCACTGGCCAATCAGATGGATGCTACCGTCGAGACCCAGGGGGGTCATCCCGGCACCATAGTCTCGATAGTCCACACCGCAGCCACGGATACTGGCGGCGTTGACCGGAGGAAGGTGGCATAA